From a single Solidesulfovibrio sp. genomic region:
- a CDS encoding DUF1501 domain-containing protein gives MFFLAGMGLLGLVGPGSVLAARSRKGGGREGREPAKGEAKPSWRAGKQLVVVFLQGGPDGLSIAAPAGDPLYRALRPTIALAPDCGGADLGRGFVLHPAMAALAPYYARNKLAVLPACGLPGAAQSHAPAQADFARGTAAKAGGGRTGWLGRLALALGGGTSQMLVATPSEAYDGAPHYNMIAPPGRGPSLPGLPVEDQALYDDVARLYAGKEPLAKAFAKGREDRQDALAKVLEESRKAVAGAIPAPAFADFAERFGRELAKRRDAALAYLAVGGFDTHSGQGGAKGYLADRLQETAVGLARLAEGLGKALDDTVILAVGEFGRGVRENRFGGTDNGQGGVVLLLGGPVAGGRVCGEWPGLAAHRLAGGRDVAVATDWREAAGQIAVRHLGLPEKRLAEIFPGFSPSGGLSVLG, from the coding sequence ATGTTTTTTTTGGCCGGAATGGGACTGCTCGGGCTGGTGGGGCCGGGGAGCGTCCTGGCGGCGCGGTCGCGCAAGGGCGGCGGCCGGGAGGGCAGGGAACCGGCCAAGGGCGAGGCCAAGCCTTCCTGGCGTGCCGGCAAGCAGCTCGTGGTGGTTTTTTTGCAAGGCGGCCCGGACGGCCTGTCCATCGCCGCCCCGGCCGGCGATCCCCTCTACCGCGCCCTGCGCCCGACCATCGCCCTGGCCCCGGACTGCGGCGGCGCGGACCTCGGCCGGGGCTTTGTCCTGCATCCGGCCATGGCCGCCCTGGCCCCGTATTACGCCCGCAACAAGCTGGCCGTGCTCCCGGCCTGCGGCCTGCCCGGCGCGGCGCAAAGCCACGCCCCGGCCCAGGCCGATTTCGCCCGGGGGACCGCGGCCAAGGCCGGCGGCGGCAGGACCGGCTGGCTGGGCCGGCTGGCCCTGGCCCTGGGCGGCGGGACGTCCCAGATGCTGGTGGCCACCCCCTCGGAAGCCTACGACGGCGCGCCGCACTACAACATGATCGCCCCGCCCGGCCGTGGCCCGTCGCTCCCCGGGCTGCCCGTGGAGGACCAGGCCCTCTATGACGACGTGGCCCGCCTCTACGCCGGCAAGGAGCCTCTGGCCAAGGCCTTCGCCAAGGGCCGCGAGGACCGCCAGGACGCCCTGGCCAAGGTGCTGGAGGAATCCCGCAAGGCCGTGGCCGGGGCCATCCCCGCGCCGGCCTTTGCGGATTTCGCCGAGCGCTTCGGCCGGGAACTGGCCAAGCGCCGGGACGCCGCCCTAGCCTACCTCGCCGTGGGCGGTTTCGACACCCACTCCGGACAGGGCGGGGCCAAGGGCTACCTGGCCGACCGGCTCCAGGAGACGGCCGTGGGGCTGGCCCGTCTGGCCGAGGGCCTGGGCAAGGCCCTGGACGACACGGTGATCCTGGCTGTGGGCGAATTCGGCCGTGGGGTCCGGGAAAACCGCTTCGGCGGCACGGACAACGGTCAGGGCGGCGTGGTGCTGCTGCTGGGCGGCCCGGTGGCCGGGGGGCGGGTCTGCGGCGAGTGGCCGGGCCTGGCCGCCCATCGGCTGGCCGGCGGGCGCGACGTGGCCGTGGCCACGGACTGGCGCGAGGCGGCCGGCCAGATCGCCGTGCGCCACCTGGGCCTGCCCGAAAAGCGCCTGGCCGAGATTTTCCCCGGCTTCTCGCCGTCCGGAGGGCTGTCGGTCCTTGGCTAG